CCAGCGGCGTAATTCAAGGATTAGTATTAATTGCCGCTTGGACTAAACCCCCTTTGAGGTGCAGTCACTTTACCTCTGCATGATTTCGGTTTTACAGGAGTTGAACATGAAATTTTCACGCATCGCGCGCCCTTACGGCCTTCGTACCCGTCAACACGGTCAGGGCATGACCGAGTACATCATCATCACGGCACTCATTGCGATTGCCGCGATTGCGGCCGTGACCTACTTCGGACAAACCACCCGATCACAGGTTGCCGGCATGGCAAATGAACTGGCGGGGAAAAACTCCCAATCTGATATCGATAGTGCTGCCCAGGCAGCGGGCAAAGCCCGTGGCGAAGATAAACAAAAAACGCTGGATAGCTACAAGAACTCGACGGCTCACTAACACAGTTAAGAAATTCACTCCCGGCGAAGTATTGCTAGTCCCATTATTCGTCCTATTTTTTAGGGTAAGGGGAAGGGCCTACTGTTAGTCGCCAAGAGTGACTTGACCATCTGACAAAGCCATTTTGTCGTGCGAGGAGTTGCCGTGAAGCTTGTTGGGCCCAGGAAAACTGCCCCTGTTTTTTTGCCCCCCAGACCGATGCGAGGGCAAGCATTGGTACTTGCCCTCGTGACACTCGTCACCCTCGTGATTGGCGTCATCGTTCTGTTCAACACCGGACAAACGGTCGGCAAGAAAATCCAAATCGTCAACACCGCGGATGCCGCCGCCTATAGCGCCGCCGTGCAGCAGGCACGCGCCTTCAACATGATTTCGTACATGAACCGCGCGACCATCGCGAATCAAGTCGCCATGGCCCAAATGGTGAGTTG
The Halothiobacillus diazotrophicus DNA segment above includes these coding regions:
- a CDS encoding pilus assembly protein; this translates as MKFSRIARPYGLRTRQHGQGMTEYIIITALIAIAAIAAVTYFGQTTRSQVAGMANELAGKNSQSDIDSAAQAAGKARGEDKQKTLDSYKNSTAH